Proteins encoded together in one Hylaeus volcanicus isolate JK05 chromosome 3, UHH_iyHylVolc1.0_haploid, whole genome shotgun sequence window:
- the LOC128874067 gene encoding sortilin-related receptor-like has product MAGRISSAFYYSALVFHLILLTSSNNGERYGDKATTLHITEDHDSFGYKRPLIINRNEDFLDDASETSFGRNRRDVPSMNSNNKPNIVTKVNALNDSHQQLMVHWVGEGSNVIICLARDSAPTIRLQGSKVPVPTNPSAVYISYDYGDTFVNKTEEFKISSEPNASYATLDKFINHPKYYKYCVFVDSSNSLIFITRNNSEFILRVAVPFHPSEISFYEMNPTFLVALDKVDSMRRLWVSVNMGLSWVTLYHYVKAFFWSSTSTLVVERIEPSGSNTVLELPLLQLWYPMSRYRSEMRMFNRSFTVVMTNVEDFQIRGDYRFATSKNTKNGSESLDLYVSYKNNSFIKAEFNTELPCKNYHIVDVSHNRVFVAAAHSETQVNLYISEVIDQKQATFVLSLDGILTFFPNNTWKDSWLNDVADEAFTDLYKVEGLRGIYIASQVKGTPKSGSIGPENLVSLITFDHGATWNRIKPPLANHEGFYIHCSESCSLHLSQRFSQLYPVTRSVSIMSSKSAPGIIMATGVIGPNLKGHPALYVSRDAGLTWKQVLKDYYFFNMGDHGGLLVAVKYFKSRGETSDLSYSVDEGETWQSYKFNEKMLRVYGLMTEPGENTTVFTMFGSDSGQHQWLIIKVDLRNVFERDCTKDDFKFWSPTSTENSTTDLPVMACVLGRMETYQRRAAQAKCYTGVDYDRPIKTEICLCDYNDYECDFGFVRDSYHCVRDKTIVLHDPYAVPSDCKPGEFYNRTKGYVKIADDECIGGLARNFEPDEIPCPIGEESEFLLVAQREHISRISLVGERLDKLPVHDLKNVIAIEYDMKNNCLYWADIVNDTIGRQCFNNGMSAPEILVETDLSSVEGMALDWVSNLLYFVDGVKMRIQVIRTNISTMGRMRRTILGPNNLQKPRGIAVHPMNGYMFWTDWAPGNASVSRANLDGTDVKRLFVEPTVEWPNGITIDHIAERIYWVDARQDYIGSSDFDGKKFKKVISKNGRVSHPFAVAVFKDNMYWDDWKQSMIFVADKNQGLGINIIIGQLSGLMDLKVFGHSTQVGTNACTNSTCSHICVGAPHGGYVCLCPDGMEMVEEKCMCPGNIPPFSNSTCPRVARTCAANQFACHNDVCIPAFWRCDGDNDCGDNSDEIHCNRTTCSSNSFECDDNKCISKYWVCDLDKDCKDGKDEMNCKYSNCTESEFRCYNSRCISHRWVCDGEDDCRDGSDELSCKGKTTPSTCRSDEILCKSDQTCIPTGWKCDGEHDCTDGMDEADCSNMVCENWQFTCNMSLVKHRCIYKSWVCDGDMDCTDGSDEVNCTVTVPPAPLTPTQITNLCNPWMFMCNNKKCVPYWWKCDSVNDCGDDSDEMGCGYPEEVDASTIVSITEQTKVCGDHQFQCLNGKCIQDAWVCDGSNDCPSGEDEVHCDGVQVTCREGQFMCRMDGSCIPIKDVCNGIEECPDGSDELGCPGEQHSSLAATPSCFVGLFPCDETRCFPLSAYCNGHQDCLDGFDENNCEKNSSRVYQVLVMGVDERSVNATGFILFWWIPVPANVTFEFLPSISLAEPGANWTNATKWIEDMEYQFNNLQPYTRYNVTVHVRLKGQSNVFPPAKYQIVTTKPGTPSEPRNVTVVQGNGTCVEVSWLPPLHPNGPIIGYEVYVAPPMPPMRFFRLGQQTSATIYMPFVASRNYSFWVVAKNEFHESTLFNVVTLTFDGSANIDDIEGLKVVSTTNHSVTLAWKPLKDVDGYHITPKAPATYPSLKMVATLNNQIEVTKLAPGTKYTFEISAVKKKYVGKPTTVSAVTDGTPLPLVTTLVAQLVKLQGTTVKLSWDPPKSLRKIKWQYAIHYAVEIVEFFKDYKLLTTNLSATIKDLEACEYYMFAVGVNGEYGAGPLSTPVSIFTHFNQRAPPKKLRVASTSRPDSIIISWSASCPTIDEPIKYTITVTEMTLNKRFVVTLPPTNETIVKHTFNSIKYGGKYRIVIATDVDNAIQSQPVIYTAPTISPPHQLKVLHENERYVIFWQQQNVPESLITTNYHYEILVVEGSNKMNESIAKVYKIDQPPYTYKDVKSDTIYTFAVRLVTHEGYQSPLSEIYSVRKSAETMLPVMMNPSNILSFAIPICLLIVALGSALAYFIIRHRKLSNTFTQFANSHYDTRRGQATFPGTTDGLEEEDSPVIRGFSDDEPLVIA; this is encoded by the exons ATGGCCGGCCGGATCAGTTCGGCCTTCTATTACTCCGCgcttgtttttcatttaatactgTTAACGAGTTCGAATAATGGGGAGAGATACGGTGACAAAGCAACGACGCTTCACATTACGGAGGACCATGACTCGTTTGGATACAAACGGCCACTTATCATCAACCGGAATGAAGATTTTTTGGATGATGCCAGCGAAACGTCATTTGGTCGTAACCGCAGGGATGTCCCttcaatgaattcaaataataaaccGAACATCGTGACGAAG GTTAATGCTTTGAATGATTCACATCAACAATTGATGGTGCATTGGGTAGGTGAAGGATCTAATGTAATAATATGTCTGGCAAGAGATAGCGCACCTACGATACGACTTCAAGGAAGTAAGGTTCCGGTACCCACCAATCCTAGTGCTGTATATATAAGTTACGATTATGGCGATACATTTGTGAACAAAACTGAAGAGTTTAAGATTTCTTCTGAACCTAATGCATCGTATGCAACTTTGGACAAGTTTATCAATCAtccaaaatattacaaatat TGTGTCTTTGTAGACAGTTCAAatagtttaattttcattacgcGTAACAATAGCGAATTTATTCTACGAGTGGCAGTACCATTCCATCCAagcgaaatttcattttatgaaatgaaTCCTACATTTCTTGTCGCTCTCGACAAAGTCGATAGTATGCGCAGA TTATGGGTATCGGTAAATATGGGACTCTCATGGGTGACATTGTACCATTATGTGAAAGCATTCTTTTGGTCCTCTACATCTACTTTAGTCGTCGAACGTATAGAACCTTCTGGATCGAATACTGTTTTGGAATTACCTTTGTTACAACTATGGTATCCAATGTCTCGCTATCGATCGGAAATGAGAATGTTCAATAGATCATTTACAGTTGTAATGACAAATGTTGAAGATTTCCAAATTAGAGGCGACTATAGATTTGCAACATCGAAGAATACAAAG AATGGATCGGAAAGCTTAGATCTTTACGTGTCTTACAAGAATAATAGCTTTATTAAGGCTGAATTCAATACAGAGTTACCTTGTAAAAATTATCACATCGTCGATGTTTCACATAATAGAGTCTTTGTTGCGGCTGCTCACAGTGAAACCCAAGTCAATCTTTATATATCAGAAGTCATAGATCAGAAGCAGGCAACATTCGTATTATCTCTTGATGgaattcttacatttttcCCGAACAACACTTGGAAAGACAGTTGGTTAAA cGATGTAGCCGATGAGGCATTTACAGACTTGTATAAGGTTGAAGGTCTTCGTGGTATTTACATAGCATCGCAAGTAAAAGGAACACCGAAATCAGGCTCTATCGGACCAGAGAATCTAGTATCGTTGATAACATTCGACCATGGAGCAACATGGAATCGCATCAAACCACCACTAGCGAATCACGAAGGGTTCTATATTCACTGTTCAGAATCGTGTTCATTGCACCTGAGTCAACGTTTCAGTCAGTTGTATCCCGTGACAAGATCAGTGTCGATTATGAGTTCCAAGTCCGCTCCTGGTATTATAATGGCTACCGGAGTAATAGGACCAAATCTTAAAGGTCATCCTGCTCTTTACGTGTCCAGAGATGCTGGACTTACGTGGAAACAAGTCCTTAAGgactattatttctttaatatggGTGATCATGGCGGTCTTTTGGTAGCTGTCAAGTATTTCAAGTCACGCGGCGAGACGAGCGATCTTTCTTATTCTGTCGACGAAGGTGAAACCTGGCAATCGTACaagtttaatgaaaaaatgttacggGTATACGGATTAATGACCGAACCTGGAGAAAACACGACGGTGTTTACGATGTTTGGTTCAGACAGCGGACAGCATCAATGGTTGATAATTAAAGTTGACTTGCGGAATGTATTCGAAAGAGATTGCACCAAGGATGATTTTAAGTTCTGGTCTCCAACGAGTACAGAGAACAGTACAACAGATTTGCCGGTGATGGCGTGTGTCTTGGGCCGAATGGAGACTTATCAGAGAAGAGCGGCACAAGCAAAGTGTTACACGGGCGTGGATTATGATCGTCCGATAAAAACGGAAATATGCCTGTGCGATTACAATGACTACGAGTGCGATTTTGGGTTCGTGCGAGATTCCTACCATTGCGTTCGCGACAAGACCATCGTTCTTCACGATCCTTACGCTGTGCCAAGCGACTGCAAACCTGGAGAATTTTATAATCGAACGAAAGGATACGTAAAAATAGCCGATGACGAGTGCATCGGTGGTTTAGCTAGAAATTTTGAGCCAGATGAAATTCCGTGTCCTATTGGAGAAGAGTCGGAGTTTTTGTTGGTGGCTCAACGAGAACATATATCGCGGATCAGTTTGGTAGGAGAGAGATTAGATAAGTTGCCGGTTCACGACTTAAAAAATGTGATAGCCATAGAGTacgatatgaaaaataattgtttgtattGGGCGGATATTGTGAATGACACGATTGGTAGACAATGTTTCAATAATGGCATGAGTGCTCCTGAAATTCTAGTAGAAACCGACTTGAGTTCCGTAGAAGGAATGGCGCTGGACTGGGTATCGAATCTTCTGTACTTTGTGGATGGTGTTAAGATGCGGATTCAAGTGATCAGGACAAATATATCAACTATGGGAAGAATGCGAAGAACAATTCTCGGTCCTAACAATCTGCAAAAACCCAGAGGTATAGCAGTTCATCCAATGAACGGTTACATGTTTTGGACCGATTGGGCTCCAGGCAATGCCTCTGTTTCGAGGGCTAATCTTGATGGAACGGACGTTAAACGGTTATTCGTAGAGCCAACCGTTGAATGGCCAAATGGAATAACGATAGACCATATAGCAGAACGAATTTATTGGGTAGATGCCAGGCAGGATTATATCGGGTCCAGCGACTTCGATGGTAAGAAGTTCAAAAAGGTGATTTCGAAGAATGGCCGCGTATCGCATCCTTTTGCTGTCGCGGTATTCAAGGACAATATGTATTGGGATGATTGGAAGCAGTCGATGATATTCGTCGCGGACAAGAATCAAGGTTTAGGCATAAACATTATTATCGGTCAACTGTCTGGTTTGATGGATCTGAAGGTATTCGGACACAGTACACAGGTTGGCACCAACGCTTGCACCAACAGTACCTGTTCGCACATTTGCGTTGGAGCACCTCACGGTGGTTACGTCTGTCTTTGTCCGGACGGAATGGAGATGGTCGAGGAAAAATGCATGTGTCCAGGTAATATTCCACCCTTCTCAAACTCCACGTGTCCACGAGTCGCTAGAACCTGCGCGGCAAATCAATTCGCATGTCATAACGACGTTTGCATCCCTGCATTTTGGCGTTGCGATGGCGACAACGATTGCGGTGACAACTCGGATGAGATTCACTGCAACAGGACTACGTGTAGCTCGAACAGTTTCGAGTGCGACGATAACAAATGCATTTCAAAGTACTGGGTTTGTGATCTGGATAAGGATTGTAAAGACGGCAAAGACGAAATGAATTGCAAGTACTCAAATTGTACAGAGTCTGAATTTAGGTGCTACAATAGTAGATGTATATCGCATAGGTGGGTATGCGATGGCGAGGATGATTGTCGGGATGGCTCTGACGAGTTGTCttgcaaaggaaaaacaaCACCGAGTACCTGCAGATCCGACGAGATTCTCTGTAAATCCGACCAAACGTGCATACCAACTGGTTGGAAGTGTGACGGAGAGCATGATTGCACGGACGGGATGGACGAGGCAGATTGCTCCAATATGGTTTGCGAGAATTGGCAATTTACGTGTAATATGTCACTGGTTAAACATCGATGCATTTATAAATCTTGGGTGTGCGACGGTGATATGGATTGCACTGATGGTTCGGACGAGGTGAACTGTACCGTTACGGTTCCTCCGGCGCCATTGACTCCGACGCAGATCACAAATCTTTGCAACCCCTGGATGTTCATGTGCAACAATAAGAAGTGCGTACCTTACTGGTGGAAATGCGACAGCGTAAATGACTGCGGTGATGATTCCGATGAGATGGGTTGCGGGTATCCCGAGGAAGTCGACGCTTCTACTATCGTATCCATTACCGAACAAACCAAAGTTTGCGGAGACCATCAATTCCAATGCCTAAACGGTAAATGTATACAGGACGCGTGGGTATGCGACGGCTCGAACGATTGTCCGTCTGGGGAAGACGAGGTGCACTGCGACGGAGTTCAGGTTACCTGCAGAGAAGGCCAGTTCATGTGTCGCATGGATGGTTCTTGCATACCTATAAAAGATGTCTGTAACGGTATAGAAGAGTGTCCCGATGGTAGCGACGAGTTAGGCTGCCCAGGTGAACAACATTCTAGTCTAGCGGCCACTCCGTCCTGTTTCGTAGGTCTGTTTCCTTGCGACGAGACGCGTTGCTTTCCCTTGTCAGCTTACTGTAACGGGCATCAAGATTGTTTGGATGGCTTCGATGAGAACAACTGCGAGAAGAACAGCTCTCGCGTTTACCAGGTTCTCGTGATGGGAGTTGACGAACGATCAGTGAATGCTACCGGTTTCATCTTGTTTTGGTGGATCCCGGTACCTGCAAATGTGACTTTTGAGTTTCTACCATCTATATCGCTTGCGGAACCTGGCGCAAACTGGACCAACGCTACCAAATGGATCGAAGACATGGAATATCAGTTTAACAATCTTCAGCCTTATACTCGCTACAATGTAACGGTTCACGTTAGACTAAAGGGACAATCGAACGTTTTCCCGCCAGCGAAATATCAGATTGTTACGACTAAGCCAGGTACTCCTTCGGAACCACGAAACGTCACCGTTGTGCAGGGTAATGGAACTTGCGTCGAAGTCAGTTGGCTGCCACCTCTGCATCCGAATGGACCAATCATCGGTTACGAAGTTTACGTTGCACCACCTATGCCGCCCATGCGATTCTTTAGACTAGG ACAGCAGACGTCAGCGACTATCTATATGCCTTTCGTGGCAAGTAGGAATTATTCGTTTTGGGTAGTAGCCAAAAACGAGTTTCACGAGTCTACTTTATTCAATGTGGTAACCTTAACTTTTGACGGGTCTGCAAACATAGACGACATCGAAGGTCTTAAAGTTGTCTCAACCACGAATCACTCGGTCACCTTAGCTTGGAAGCCATTGAAGGACGTCGATGGATATCATATTACTCCTAAGGCTCCTGCTACGTATCCCTCGTTAAAAATGGTCGCAACGTTGAATAATCAGATAGAAGTCACTAAATTGGCCCCAGGAACTAAATACACATTTGAGATTAGTGCTGTAAAGAAGAAGTATGTTGGAAAGCCTACCACCGTATCTGCAGTTACGGATGGTACACCTTTACCATTGGTGACGACACTTGTTGCTCAATTAGTTAAACTTCAAGGAACAACTGTGAAATTGTCTTGGGATCCACCAAAGAGCCTGCGGAAGATCAAGTGGCAGTATGCGATTCATTACGCTGTCGAAAtagtggaattttttaaag ATTACAAGCTTCTCACCACGAACTTGTCAGCTACCATTAAGGATTTGGAAGCTTGTGAATACTACATGTTCGCGGTTGGTGTTAATGGAGAATATGGTGCGGGTCCTTTGAGTACACCGGTTTCAATATTCACGCATTTCAATCAACGTGCTCCACCGAAGAAATTGAGGGTTGCGTCGACGAGTAGACCCGATAGCATAATCATTTCATGGAGTGCAAGTTGTCCCACGATTGACGAACCTATCAAGTACACG ATTACTGTGACAGAGATGACGCTCAACAAACGTTTTGTTGTTACTTTACCACCaacaaacgaaacgatcgtAAAACACActtttaattcgataaaatatgGTGGCAAGTATCGGATCGTTATAGCAACGGATGTTGATAACGCTATACAAAGTCAGCCGGTTATCTACACGGCACCTACGATCTCGCCACCTCATCAATTGAAAGTTCTTCATGAGAATGAGCGCTACGTTATCTTTTGGCAACAGCAAAATGTACCGGAAAGTCTTATAACTACGAACTATCATTACGAGATCCTGGTGGTGGAAGGATCGAACAAGATGAACGAATCGATTGCTAAAGTTTACAAGATCGATCAGCCACCGTACACTTACAAGGATGTTAAGTCAGATACGATTTATACTTTTGCTGTTCGTTTGGTCACCCACGAAGGCTATCAGAGTCCTTTAAGCGAGATTTATAGCGTCCGGAAATCTGCGG agacAATGTTACCAGTGATGATGAACCCGTCGAATATCTTATCTTTTGCGATACCGATCTGTTTACTAATCGTGGCCCTAGGTTCCGCATTGGCTTACTTCATCATAAGACACAGAAAGTTGTCTAATACTTTCACGCAGTTTGCCAATAGTCATTACGATACTAGACGTGGACAAGCGACTTTTCCAGGAACTACAGACGGTTTAG aagaagaagacagTCCTGTGATACGAGGCTTCTCTGACGATGAACCGTTGGTAATTGCATGA